One window of the Chryseobacterium sp. CY350 genome contains the following:
- a CDS encoding SusC/RagA family TonB-linked outer membrane protein — protein sequence MNVKLRVLTAGVLFFTGQLAFAQKTDTTKVKEIEEVVVLGYSKTITKKTSAVASNTVSDVFLENRPNPNVLTALQGSAPGVVMSGGSGSPGSAKFSLLIRGTSSINGNTDALIVIDDVPSNASEYRNLNPNDIESMTVLKDAAATAIYGNRGANGVVVIRTKRGKFNSALKVSYTGMTGLSLRPLDKYNLANTNEYLDIMRAYGLTPSTTATPNPYDLALAGQAAGVDTDWKKVFFKPEMFQSHDIAVSSGGANVTSYTSFGYMEQGGAVPTTDFKRFTARSNIQARSKDEKLTVNSQIGLAFSRRNELFEETSSAIRNNSVQNPLLGVLQGLPYLAPGVYANGQELFNTIKTNFNNGNNIYVLENLLTRGNLPNFVDQISITGNLGASYQFTKNFSINNKLGIDYRQGERISGRAPGAYLALATQTSTQKFTGSESQATTRDLSINNVVSASYNGQAGEHTVDATVSMEYNKVHYRTTSRTQNGLDPRTYIPGSGTGYVPFDNPNYLPSVGASRLVAGTLAYFANANYDYAGKYGFSGTLRRDASYRFVGDNQWATYWAVAGRWNIDQENFMEGSTFSVLKLRASYGTNGNQNIIAAGAGSNPLLTATSIVRDQYTSPIGYGNALGSGFGYGNPRVQWEDVAQANIGLDFTLLSNKLEGTFDIYNKRTTNLFSTFPVSGVAGTYGINGNNGTMTNKGVELGLRYNILNKDGVKFSIFANGAYNQNKINEFITNGDPAPGTTTTIAGHQLSEWYVYKYAGVNKSNGNLLFYTKDGGVTESPDVIDAQYLEVSPIPKYAGSFGFESGYKGFFLDALFTFQQGIKKFDNALYWLANPEGLGSNAVGSANLSTDLLDAWSQSNSNSDVPNLRATNWGFTADSDYFIKDASFVKVRSVTVGYQLTRDMLRNLPITGMRVYVQAENIYTWTKWRGFDPEPITGSNLSVYPNPRMFTLGVKVDF from the coding sequence ATGAATGTTAAATTACGTGTGTTAACGGCTGGTGTACTATTCTTTACAGGACAGTTAGCTTTTGCTCAGAAGACTGACACTACAAAAGTAAAAGAAATTGAAGAAGTTGTTGTATTAGGGTATTCAAAAACTATTACGAAAAAAACTTCAGCAGTTGCTTCTAATACGGTAAGTGATGTTTTCCTTGAAAATAGACCAAATCCCAATGTATTAACGGCTTTGCAGGGTTCTGCTCCCGGTGTTGTTATGAGTGGGGGGTCAGGTAGTCCCGGTTCCGCTAAATTTAGTTTGCTAATTAGAGGTACGAGTTCAATTAATGGTAATACAGATGCCTTGATTGTAATAGATGATGTTCCTTCAAATGCTTCTGAATACAGAAACTTAAATCCTAATGATATCGAATCAATGACTGTTCTGAAGGATGCTGCTGCTACTGCCATCTATGGTAACAGAGGAGCAAATGGAGTTGTTGTGATAAGAACAAAAAGAGGTAAGTTTAATAGTGCTCTTAAAGTAAGCTACACTGGTATGACCGGCTTGTCATTGAGGCCTCTTGATAAGTATAATCTTGCAAATACCAATGAGTATTTGGATATTATGAGGGCTTATGGCTTAACTCCAAGTACTACTGCTACTCCTAATCCTTACGATCTTGCATTGGCGGGTCAGGCAGCGGGTGTTGATACAGATTGGAAGAAAGTGTTTTTTAAACCAGAAATGTTTCAATCACATGATATAGCAGTTTCATCAGGTGGAGCTAACGTAACGTCATATACTTCTTTTGGTTATATGGAGCAAGGAGGTGCGGTGCCAACAACAGATTTTAAAAGATTTACTGCGCGATCAAATATTCAGGCTAGATCAAAAGACGAAAAACTAACTGTAAACTCACAGATTGGTCTTGCTTTTTCAAGAAGAAATGAATTGTTTGAAGAGACCAGTTCTGCAATTAGAAACAATTCAGTACAGAATCCTCTTCTAGGTGTTTTGCAAGGATTACCATATTTGGCTCCTGGTGTTTATGCAAATGGTCAAGAATTATTCAATACTATAAAGACCAATTTTAATAATGGTAATAATATATACGTATTAGAAAACCTCTTGACTAGAGGTAATCTTCCAAACTTTGTTGATCAGATATCTATAACAGGTAACTTAGGGGCGTCTTATCAATTTACTAAGAATTTTAGCATAAATAATAAATTAGGTATAGATTACAGGCAGGGTGAAAGAATTTCCGGTAGAGCACCAGGGGCTTATTTAGCTTTAGCCACTCAAACATCTACTCAAAAGTTTACAGGAAGTGAGTCTCAAGCAACGACCAGAGATTTAAGCATCAATAATGTGGTATCTGCTTCATACAATGGGCAGGCGGGTGAGCATACTGTAGATGCTACAGTAAGTATGGAATATAACAAAGTGCACTATAGAACTACTTCCAGAACACAAAATGGTCTAGATCCGAGAACTTATATTCCTGGATCTGGTACTGGCTACGTACCGTTTGATAATCCAAACTATCTTCCTTCTGTAGGTGCTTCTAGACTGGTTGCGGGTACGCTTGCTTATTTTGCAAATGCAAACTACGATTATGCCGGAAAATACGGTTTCAGTGGAACTTTAAGAAGAGATGCAAGTTATAGATTCGTTGGAGATAATCAATGGGCTACTTATTGGGCTGTTGCTGGAAGATGGAATATTGATCAGGAAAACTTCATGGAGGGTTCTACATTCAGTGTTCTAAAACTAAGAGCATCATATGGTACTAATGGTAACCAAAATATCATTGCTGCCGGAGCTGGTTCAAACCCTTTGTTGACTGCAACTAGTATTGTAAGAGATCAATATACTTCTCCAATAGGTTATGGTAATGCTCTTGGATCAGGATTTGGTTATGGAAATCCAAGAGTGCAGTGGGAAGATGTAGCGCAGGCTAATATTGGATTAGACTTTACTTTACTAAGTAATAAGTTGGAAGGTACATTTGATATATATAATAAGAGAACAACAAATCTCTTCAGTACTTTTCCGGTGTCTGGTGTAGCTGGTACTTATGGAATAAATGGTAACAATGGAACAATGACCAATAAAGGTGTTGAACTTGGATTGCGTTATAATATTCTCAACAAGGACGGTGTGAAGTTTAGTATCTTTGCTAATGGTGCTTACAATCAGAACAAAATTAATGAATTTATTACAAATGGAGATCCAGCTCCTGGAACAACTACTACAATTGCCGGTCATCAGCTGAGTGAATGGTATGTTTACAAATATGCCGGTGTTAATAAAAGTAATGGTAATTTGCTATTCTATACAAAAGATGGTGGAGTTACAGAATCACCAGATGTTATTGATGCTCAATATTTAGAAGTAAGTCCTATTCCTAAATATGCAGGTAGTTTTGGTTTTGAAAGTGGATACAAAGGTTTCTTCCTTGATGCTTTATTTACATTCCAACAAGGAATTAAAAAATTTGATAATGCTTTATACTGGTTAGCTAATCCAGAAGGATTAGGATCAAATGCTGTAGGATCTGCTAATCTTTCAACAGATTTGTTAGATGCTTGGAGCCAAAGTAATAGCAATAGTGATGTGCCTAATTTAAGAGCAACAAACTGGGGGTTCACCGCAGACTCAGATTATTTTATAAAGGATGCGTCATTTGTTAAAGTGAGATCTGTTACAGTAGGATATCAGCTTACCAGAGATATGTTAAGAAACTTACCTATTACGGGTATGAGAGTTTATGTACAGGCTGAAAATATTTACACATGGACAAAATGGAGAGGTTTCGACCCCGAACCTATCACAGGATCTAATTTAAGCGTTTATCCAAATCCAAGGATGTTTACTTTAGGGGTAAAAGTTGATTTTTAA